One region of Lactobacillus johnsonii genomic DNA includes:
- a CDS encoding type II toxin-antitoxin system RelB/DinJ family antitoxin — MAHTYSYRADSKDHDEVKRILDNLGLDMSTSIKMYFKQIIRHNGIPFSVTNSNTLTDDTKKALLLAEAKDMGLIEDDTPAFKDTNKLISYMKKRAKELE, encoded by the coding sequence ATGGCACATACATATAGTTATCGTGCAGATTCTAAAGATCATGATGAAGTTAAAAGAATTTTAGATAATCTCGGTTTAGACATGTCTACTAGTATTAAAATGTATTTTAAACAAATTATTAGACATAATGGGATTCCCTTTTCAGTAACCAATTCTAATACGCTTACAGACGATACTAAGAAAGCTCTTTTACTGGCAGAAGCTAAAGATATGGGCTTAATTGAAGACGATACTCCAGCCTTTAAAGATACTAATAAATTGATTAGTTATATGAAAAAACGTGCAAAGGAATTAGAGTAA
- a CDS encoding CaiB/BaiF CoA transferase family protein, translated as MSEPNNPHLDKDKPYPLAGILVVDFTHVLSGPTCTRMLADAGARVIHIERKTGDDTRHMGPYIADGSSEYFRICNAGKESIALDLKDPKDHALVENMIAKADIVVENFRPGVMTRLGFDPEEMVKKYPKLIFASISGFGQYGPWSKQAAYDTIIQAVSGLMDATGEPNGKPTRVGTSVSDVVAGIMGYSAITTALVARERTGKGTTVDVSMLDSTFSLMVQDLMIALGPHEVPHRIGNRHPDMYPFDTFDCQDQPIAICCGNDHLWGLLSNALGHEEWINQADFKTNDLREKNWQEVKKAMQAVLKTRTAAEWDEILHKAGVPAGLVLNVDKTRRLDQIIERGMVKTLPDGNEVLGSPLKYGTWNSYGLQKDAPKLDEQGEQIRKEFE; from the coding sequence ATGTCAGAACCAAATAATCCTCATTTAGATAAAGATAAGCCATATCCACTAGCAGGAATCTTAGTTGTGGACTTCACCCATGTCTTGTCAGGTCCAACTTGTACAAGAATGCTTGCCGACGCAGGTGCACGAGTAATTCATATTGAAAGAAAAACAGGGGATGATACCCGCCACATGGGACCATACATTGCAGATGGTTCAAGTGAATACTTTAGAATCTGTAATGCAGGTAAAGAATCAATTGCTTTAGATTTGAAAGATCCAAAAGATCATGCTTTAGTCGAAAACATGATTGCTAAGGCTGATATAGTTGTAGAAAACTTCCGTCCAGGTGTAATGACACGCCTAGGATTTGATCCAGAAGAAATGGTTAAAAAGTATCCAAAGCTAATATTTGCTTCTATTTCTGGTTTTGGTCAATACGGACCGTGGTCTAAACAAGCGGCTTACGATACCATTATTCAAGCTGTTTCGGGATTAATGGATGCCACAGGTGAACCAAACGGTAAGCCAACACGTGTTGGAACTTCAGTTTCTGATGTTGTTGCTGGAATTATGGGATATAGTGCAATTACCACTGCTTTAGTAGCAAGAGAGCGAACAGGAAAGGGCACAACTGTAGATGTTTCGATGCTAGATTCTACCTTCTCTTTAATGGTGCAAGACCTAATGATTGCTCTTGGGCCACATGAAGTACCACACAGAATTGGCAATCGTCATCCTGATATGTATCCGTTTGATACTTTTGATTGCCAAGATCAGCCAATTGCCATTTGTTGTGGAAATGATCATTTATGGGGATTATTATCTAATGCATTAGGGCATGAAGAATGGATTAATCAAGCGGATTTCAAGACAAATGACCTGCGTGAGAAGAACTGGCAAGAAGTTAAAAAAGCGATGCAAGCTGTGCTTAAAACTAGGACTGCCGCAGAATGGGATGAAATTTTGCATAAAGCAGGGGTGCCAGCTGGCTTAGTTTTGAATGTGGATAAGACTAGACGCCTTGATCAAATTATTGAGCGCGGGATGGTTAAAACGCTACCTGATGGCAATGAAGTTTTAGGTTCACCACTCAAGTATGGAACTTGGAATTCTTATGGATTGCAAAAAGATGCACCAAAACTAGACGAACAAGGTGAGCAGATTCGTAAGGAATTTGAATAA
- a CDS encoding type II toxin-antitoxin system YafQ family toxin yields the protein MYEIKAEDTFIQDVNRWSKKVPELWDEIQAITSYMQETGEIPEEYDPHLLTDEELNYVGYFEFHLFEGKLDLLVIHTKNKNKKVFRLVRLGSHNELFHSDLR from the coding sequence ATGTATGAAATAAAGGCCGAAGATACTTTTATTCAGGATGTAAATCGTTGGAGTAAGAAAGTTCCTGAGTTATGGGATGAAATTCAAGCAATAACTTCATATATGCAAGAAACTGGAGAAATACCGGAAGAATATGATCCACATCTTTTAACTGATGAGGAATTGAATTATGTAGGATATTTTGAATTTCATTTATTTGAGGGGAAACTTGATTTGCTTGTTATTCATACAAAAAACAAAAATAAAAAAGTCTTTCGATTGGTTAGACTAGGGTCTCATAATGAATTATTTCATTCTGATTTACGATAA
- a CDS encoding bis(5'-nucleosyl)-tetraphosphatase codes for MKHEHSAGAIIWRKQNNEIQYLLIQSQPYKQFKSAWAFSKGHLEAGETAQEAAKREIFEEVGLKPEFNFDFSKSYSYQVTSEIEKTVTLFLAKYNPDQEIKQQESEIKQTVWLNYEDAQKRIREQNFKEFSFEDLSFSLEKANDYLNGY; via the coding sequence ATGAAACATGAACATTCAGCAGGCGCGATTATCTGGCGCAAGCAAAATAACGAAATCCAATATTTATTAATTCAAAGTCAGCCTTATAAGCAATTTAAGAGTGCATGGGCTTTTTCAAAAGGACATCTTGAAGCAGGAGAAACAGCGCAAGAAGCTGCAAAACGAGAAATTTTTGAAGAAGTAGGTTTGAAGCCTGAATTTAATTTTGATTTTAGTAAAAGCTATTCATATCAAGTTACTTCAGAAATTGAAAAGACTGTAACTTTATTTTTAGCAAAATACAATCCTGATCAGGAAATAAAACAGCAAGAAAGTGAAATTAAACAAACTGTATGGCTAAACTATGAAGATGCACAAAAAAGGATCAGAGAGCAAAACTTTAAGGAATTTAGTTTTGAAGATTTATCCTTTAGTCTGGAGAAGGCTAATGATTATTTGAATGGATATTGA
- a CDS encoding helix-turn-helix domain-containing protein, protein MTIGEALKRERESLGLTQEEMTKNIIQKSHYSKIERNIEGISADSLFKILFAHHIDVDEFLESIKDTYTSKEDVKAGLLEKRMMNAFNTSNTEAVKKCLAEILELDENLIFKYRALIAVATFDGNLDQLSENTRKNIVKKFNDFNNWVENIDSLRLLANCMSVFTQAQLDNNIDYLLNYYRKKDDHSEIKIERVAIICNNYLYYCYYSNVNGDNIKKCLDYLKNLPKNIHFLFYHISCNFYTNLFNGNKKEAIDIKESLRKWGYEDRVKSWKV, encoded by the coding sequence ATGACTATTGGAGAAGCATTAAAAAGAGAAAGAGAAAGTTTAGGATTGACTCAAGAAGAAATGACGAAGAATATTATTCAAAAGAGTCATTATTCTAAAATAGAGCGCAATATTGAAGGAATTTCAGCAGATAGTTTGTTTAAAATTCTGTTTGCACATCATATTGATGTTGATGAATTTTTAGAAAGTATAAAAGATACATATACTTCTAAAGAAGATGTTAAAGCCGGCTTATTAGAAAAAAGGATGATGAATGCTTTTAATACTTCAAATACTGAAGCAGTCAAGAAATGTTTAGCAGAAATTCTTGAATTGGATGAAAATCTTATTTTTAAATATCGTGCGCTCATCGCTGTTGCTACCTTTGACGGGAATTTGGATCAATTAAGCGAAAATACAAGAAAAAATATAGTTAAAAAATTCAACGATTTTAACAACTGGGTGGAGAATATCGATTCATTACGTTTGTTAGCTAATTGTATGTCTGTATTTACTCAAGCGCAATTAGATAATAATATAGATTATTTATTAAATTATTATAGAAAAAAAGATGATCATTCAGAAATAAAAATAGAAAGAGTAGCAATTATTTGCAATAACTATTTATATTATTGTTATTATTCTAATGTTAATGGAGATAATATAAAAAAGTGTTTAGATTATTTAAAGAATTTACCTAAGAATATCCATTTTCTTTTTTATCATATTAGCTGTAATTTTTATACTAACTTATTTAACGGAAATAAAAAAGAGGCAATAGATATAAAGGAATCACTACGTAAATGGGGATATGAAGACAGAGTTAAAAGTTGGAAAGTGTAA